From a region of the Candidatus Eisenbacteria bacterium genome:
- a CDS encoding ATP-binding protein has product MDGKTRARFEEARRVEAFGRLRRTTFLLLPPLTLALAVNIRVFGDGTPIRALALIGMLALAALTHAVVSERSAGRRAIPIAIAFVLALGLLLFGIFVEAPQGHDVKVGAVSALMMGAAIVIPWGLGPQLVVALVLGCAYALLPGWNVFAEGHIVDLGFSLADCVALSAVGAYVLDRQRRTAFLEREKACAMTAQRELLLDANRELNASLDLDETVATITRVGHALVGGDTVALGLVDERRELLRTVSMVGDLTEAEREVIGLDVPLVAVEPLLRELAARGFARTPSESLAAMSELVRDHFGVVESLYVALAHGSRVLGYLAFNLRGESGGFGDEQLRLAQGFASQCAIALANAQLVADLQRANRVKTEFVSTMSHELRTPLSVMLGYIDVLEEAVTDVEGRVAVDRIRSAGRDLFDLVQATLDLNRLESGQDPAHCEAISMHELWDELEGQYEAIPRRAGVVLRWEAHGQPTAFTDRRKLKIVVKNLVGNALKFTHAGEIVVSVRGGVDHCLVTVRDTGIGIPPDQLPHIFDMFRQVDSSDQRPYGGVGLGLYIVRKLAEQVGVTLEVASTVGKGTTFTLRLPLGGSIGAAAA; this is encoded by the coding sequence ATGGACGGGAAGACGCGGGCCCGTTTCGAGGAGGCCCGACGCGTCGAGGCCTTTGGGCGGCTGCGCCGAACGACGTTCCTGCTCCTGCCGCCGCTCACGCTGGCGCTCGCGGTCAACATCCGTGTCTTCGGCGACGGCACGCCGATCCGGGCGCTCGCACTGATCGGCATGCTCGCCCTCGCGGCGCTGACGCACGCCGTCGTCAGCGAGCGCTCGGCGGGACGGCGCGCCATCCCGATCGCGATCGCGTTCGTGCTGGCGCTGGGCTTGCTCCTCTTCGGCATCTTCGTCGAAGCGCCGCAGGGGCACGACGTCAAGGTCGGCGCGGTCTCGGCGCTCATGATGGGCGCGGCGATCGTGATCCCGTGGGGTCTCGGCCCGCAGCTCGTCGTCGCGCTGGTGCTGGGGTGCGCCTACGCCCTGCTGCCGGGGTGGAACGTCTTTGCCGAGGGCCACATCGTCGACCTCGGGTTCTCGCTCGCCGATTGCGTGGCGCTTTCCGCCGTCGGCGCCTACGTGCTCGACCGCCAGCGCCGTACGGCGTTCCTCGAGCGCGAGAAGGCATGCGCGATGACCGCGCAGCGCGAGCTGCTGCTCGACGCGAATCGCGAGCTCAACGCGAGCCTCGATCTCGACGAAACGGTCGCGACGATCACGCGAGTCGGCCACGCGCTGGTCGGCGGTGACACCGTCGCCCTCGGGCTCGTCGACGAACGGCGCGAACTATTGCGGACCGTTTCGATGGTGGGCGATCTCACCGAGGCCGAGCGCGAGGTCATCGGGCTCGACGTGCCGCTGGTGGCGGTGGAGCCGCTGCTCCGCGAGCTCGCCGCCCGCGGGTTCGCACGCACGCCGTCCGAGTCGCTGGCGGCCATGAGCGAGCTCGTCCGCGATCACTTCGGCGTCGTCGAGAGTCTGTACGTTGCCCTCGCGCACGGGAGCCGGGTGCTCGGCTATCTGGCCTTCAACCTTCGCGGGGAGTCGGGCGGCTTCGGCGACGAGCAGCTCCGCCTGGCGCAGGGCTTCGCGTCGCAATGCGCGATCGCGCTCGCGAACGCGCAGCTCGTCGCCGACCTGCAGCGGGCGAACCGCGTCAAGACCGAGTTCGTGTCGACGATGTCGCACGAGCTGCGCACGCCGCTCAGCGTGATGCTCGGCTACATCGACGTCCTCGAGGAGGCGGTCACGGACGTCGAGGGCCGGGTCGCCGTCGACCGCATCCGCTCCGCGGGTCGCGATCTGTTCGACCTGGTGCAGGCGACGCTCGACCTGAACCGTCTCGAGTCCGGGCAGGATCCGGCGCACTGCGAGGCGATCTCGATGCACGAGCTGTGGGACGAGCTCGAAGGTCAGTACGAGGCCATCCCCCGCCGGGCCGGAGTCGTCCTGCGCTGGGAGGCGCACGGCCAGCCGACCGCCTTCACGGATCGCCGCAAGCTGAAGATCGTCGTGAAGAACCTGGTCGGGAACGCGCTCAAGTTCACGCACGCGGGCGAGATCGTCGTGAGCGTCCGCGGCGGTGTCGACCACTGCCTGGTGACGGTGCGCGACACTGGCATCGGCATTCCACCCGATCAGCTCCCGCACATCTTCGACATGTTTCGCCAGGTCGACAGCTCCGATCAGCGGCCGTACGGCGGCGTCGGGCTCGGGCTCTACATCGTGCGCAAGCTGGCCGAGCAGGTCGGCGTGACGCTCGAAGTCGCGAGCACGGTCGGGAAGGGCACCACGTTCACGCTGCGGCTCCCGCTCGGGGGCTCGATCGGGGCTGCGGCGGCGTGA
- a CDS encoding CHRD domain-containing protein, which produces MAFPRLRPLLACAALAFAAPALAASGTQQFIAVLNGGQVVPPSSSRAFGVGYLTYDKALRRLCYTITYSTLDGLETDAHLHGGEPGKTDAVFYDLTPLGGPKLGCVGPLKTKEVKLLMHGDTYINIHTVPWAAGEIRGQVLPMRTGR; this is translated from the coding sequence ATGGCGTTTCCCCGACTTCGTCCACTGCTCGCCTGCGCAGCGCTCGCTTTTGCCGCGCCCGCGCTGGCGGCCTCGGGCACGCAGCAGTTCATCGCCGTCCTGAACGGTGGGCAGGTCGTCCCACCCAGCAGCAGCCGCGCCTTCGGCGTCGGCTATCTCACGTACGACAAGGCGCTGCGCCGCCTGTGCTACACGATCACGTACTCGACGCTCGACGGTCTCGAGACCGACGCGCATCTGCACGGCGGCGAGCCCGGCAAGACGGACGCCGTGTTCTACGACCTCACGCCCCTCGGCGGTCCGAAGCTCGGCTGCGTCGGCCCGCTGAAGACGAAGGAAGTGAAGCTCCTCATGCACGGTGACACGTACATCAACATCCACACCGTGCCCTGGGCCGCCGGCGAGATCCGCGGCCAGGTGCTGCCCATGCGAACCGGCCGATAG
- a CDS encoding glutathione S-transferase family protein has product MKVYDSFGPNPRALRMFLAEKQLELPKADVDLLGAENRRPPYTEKNPGGQIPALELDDGRTLGETVAIFEYLEEKHPKPALVGTTAEERAETRQWQRRVELKITEHLYNGFRFAEGLALFEPRMRVLPEAAEGLKATVRDNLQWLDGLLAGKQYVAGDRFTIADIILYCALDFGRGVGQPFDPSLKNLSAWFERVGKRPSATSSLHPMSAAIGSAG; this is encoded by the coding sequence ATGAAGGTCTACGACTCGTTCGGCCCGAATCCGCGCGCGCTGCGCATGTTCCTCGCCGAGAAGCAGCTCGAGCTGCCCAAGGCCGACGTCGATCTCCTCGGCGCCGAGAACCGGCGGCCGCCCTACACCGAGAAGAACCCCGGCGGGCAGATCCCCGCGCTCGAGCTCGACGATGGCCGCACGCTCGGCGAGACGGTCGCGATCTTCGAATACCTCGAAGAGAAGCATCCGAAGCCGGCGCTGGTCGGTACGACGGCCGAGGAGCGCGCCGAGACGCGTCAGTGGCAGCGCCGCGTCGAGCTCAAGATCACCGAGCACCTCTACAACGGCTTCCGCTTCGCCGAGGGCCTGGCGCTCTTCGAGCCGCGCATGCGCGTCCTGCCCGAGGCCGCCGAGGGCTTGAAGGCGACCGTGCGCGACAACCTCCAGTGGCTCGACGGCCTGCTCGCCGGCAAGCAGTACGTCGCCGGCGATCGCTTCACGATCGCCGACATCATCCTCTACTGCGCCCTCGACTTCGGCCGCGGCGTCGGCCAGCCGTTCGATCCCAGCCTGAAGAACCTCTCGGCGTGGTTCGAGCGCGTCGGCAAGCGCCCGAGCGCGACGTCGAGCCTCCACCCGATGTCCGCGGCGATCGGGTCGGCGGGCTGA
- a CDS encoding aspartyl protease family protein has product MSLTIVRRLRRGKCNVGLTTVVVRISRVGGKRAVEEPMLVDSGAIYAVVPAPLLRRIGVRPHGRETFSLADGSTVERAVGSAFFEIGDRRGAAPVIFGEPGDASLLGAIALEALGLILDPLKRELRPMKLSLAAARLAS; this is encoded by the coding sequence GTGTCACTGACGATCGTACGCCGGCTCCGACGGGGGAAGTGCAACGTGGGGCTGACGACGGTCGTGGTGCGAATCAGCCGTGTGGGTGGGAAGCGGGCGGTCGAGGAGCCGATGCTCGTCGACTCGGGGGCGATCTACGCGGTCGTTCCGGCCCCGCTACTGCGGAGGATCGGCGTGCGACCGCACGGCCGCGAGACGTTCTCTTTGGCCGACGGCAGCACGGTCGAGCGCGCCGTGGGCAGCGCCTTTTTCGAGATCGGCGATCGCCGTGGCGCCGCGCCCGTCATCTTCGGCGAACCCGGCGACGCGAGCCTGCTCGGCGCGATCGCCCTGGAAGCGCTCGGCCTCATCCTCGACCCGCTCAAACGCGAGCTCCGTCCGATGAAGCTCTCGCTCGCCGCTGCGCGCCTCGCGAGCTGA
- a CDS encoding Csp1 family four helix bundle copper storage protein → MNVTRRTVLLAAASAVVAQAASRALAAGEAPAAAPAGALADAAGKCVVVGDACLQHCLDLLGKGDTTLAECAQSVRQMLAICAAVGPIAAAGGKYLKSTARVCLDVCTDCEQVCRKHEAHHAVCKECADACARVIVECKKVLA, encoded by the coding sequence ATGAACGTGACACGAAGGACCGTGTTGCTGGCGGCAGCGAGCGCCGTCGTGGCGCAGGCGGCGAGCCGGGCGCTTGCGGCCGGTGAAGCTCCGGCCGCCGCGCCCGCCGGAGCCCTCGCGGACGCCGCGGGCAAGTGCGTCGTCGTCGGGGACGCCTGCTTGCAGCATTGCCTCGACCTGCTCGGCAAGGGCGACACTACGCTCGCCGAGTGCGCGCAGAGCGTGCGCCAGATGCTCGCGATCTGCGCCGCCGTCGGGCCAATCGCCGCCGCCGGCGGCAAATACTTGAAGAGTACGGCCCGCGTCTGCCTGGACGTCTGTACCGACTGCGAGCAGGTCTGTCGCAAGCACGAAGCGCATCACGCCGTCTGCAAGGAGTGCGCGGACGCGTGCGCTCGCGTCATCGTCGAGTGCAAGAAGGTCCTCGCGTAG
- a CDS encoding anti-sigma factor produces the protein MRDDEPIGVDERELDDLALEALAEAHARRAPAPLRERLVGAVRTEAQIAGTRRALTRWRMVGALAASVAVVATGLLARELRYAQGQSAQIAGLATANADLERRLDEQGKTLVGLREALDAQTEILRVIGGPRTLTAQLAPKEGFAGSGRVLVDQESGEAHIVLAGLPPAGAGKTYELWAIRGDHPPEPAGLLRVAGGVAVATRLERVKAPGDVSAFAVSIEPEQGSTSPTGPIVLVGKLT, from the coding sequence ATGCGTGACGACGAGCCGATCGGCGTCGACGAGCGCGAGCTCGACGACCTGGCGCTCGAAGCGCTCGCCGAAGCGCACGCGCGACGTGCGCCCGCGCCGCTGCGCGAGCGGCTCGTCGGCGCCGTTCGGACCGAGGCCCAGATCGCGGGCACCCGCCGGGCGCTCACCCGCTGGCGCATGGTCGGCGCGCTCGCTGCCAGCGTGGCCGTCGTCGCGACGGGTCTCCTCGCGCGCGAGCTACGGTACGCGCAGGGGCAATCGGCCCAGATCGCGGGTCTCGCGACCGCGAACGCGGACCTCGAGCGCCGGCTCGACGAGCAGGGCAAGACGCTCGTCGGGCTGCGCGAGGCGCTCGATGCGCAGACCGAAATCCTGCGCGTCATCGGCGGCCCGCGCACCCTCACGGCGCAGCTCGCGCCGAAGGAAGGTTTCGCCGGCAGCGGCCGCGTGCTGGTCGATCAGGAGAGCGGCGAAGCCCACATCGTGCTCGCGGGGCTGCCGCCGGCCGGCGCCGGGAAGACGTACGAGCTGTGGGCCATCCGCGGCGATCATCCGCCGGAGCCTGCCGGGCTGCTGCGGGTCGCGGGCGGTGTCGCCGTCGCGACGCGCCTCGAGCGCGTGAAGGCACCCGGAGACGTCTCCGCGTTCGCCGTCTCGATCGAGCCCGAGCAGGGATCGACGAGCCCGACGGGACCCATTGTACTGGTCGGTAAGCTGACGTAG
- a CDS encoding response regulator, whose translation MSEVASPPTILLVDDDEVFRVRLARAFRDRGFEVRQAANRRAAIASAHADSPEYVVVDLRLPDASGLDVVRELHALDPGSRIVVLTSYGSIATALDAVRLGATHYLTKPTDVDEILAAFARVDAPATPIADVPSDPLSLARVEWEHINRVLADCGGNISEAARRLGMHRRSLQRKLAKFPTRR comes from the coding sequence ATGAGCGAGGTCGCGAGCCCTCCGACCATCCTCCTCGTAGACGACGACGAGGTCTTCCGCGTCCGGCTGGCGCGGGCGTTTCGTGACCGCGGCTTCGAGGTGCGTCAGGCCGCGAACCGGCGCGCTGCGATCGCTTCCGCGCACGCCGATTCGCCCGAGTACGTCGTCGTCGACCTGCGCCTGCCCGACGCCTCGGGGCTCGACGTGGTGCGCGAGCTGCACGCACTCGATCCCGGCTCCCGCATCGTCGTGCTGACGAGCTACGGCAGCATCGCGACCGCGCTCGACGCCGTCCGGCTCGGCGCAACCCACTACCTGACGAAGCCCACCGACGTAGACGAGATTCTCGCGGCGTTCGCGCGGGTCGATGCGCCCGCGACACCGATCGCCGACGTACCGTCCGATCCGCTCTCGCTCGCGCGCGTCGAGTGGGAGCACATCAACCGCGTCCTCGCCGACTGCGGGGGCAACATCTCTGAGGCGGCGCGGCGACTCGGCATGCACCGCCGATCCCTGCAGCGCAAGCTCGCGAAGTTCCCGACGAGACGCTGA
- a CDS encoding sigma-70 family RNA polymerase sigma factor translates to MNEADLLARIARGDEPALAELYDATSSLAYGLALRIVGDADTAEDVVQDAFMRIWHRADRYEPARGAARPWLLRVVRNVAIDRLRTADARSRAETRSQTDVALAPVSERPEDTVGRAERARVLRAALAELPADQRRTIEIAYFEGLSHSEIAAREKMPLGTVKTRIRDGVLKLKEKFVGVPVHA, encoded by the coding sequence GTGAACGAAGCCGACCTCCTCGCGCGCATCGCGCGCGGCGACGAGCCGGCGCTCGCCGAGCTGTACGACGCCACGTCGTCGCTCGCGTACGGCCTCGCGCTCCGCATCGTGGGCGACGCCGACACCGCCGAGGACGTCGTGCAGGACGCGTTCATGCGGATCTGGCACCGCGCCGATCGCTACGAGCCGGCGCGCGGCGCCGCGCGGCCGTGGCTGCTGCGCGTCGTGCGCAACGTCGCGATCGATCGCCTGCGCACGGCGGATGCGCGCAGCCGCGCCGAGACGCGCAGCCAAACCGACGTCGCCCTGGCGCCCGTATCCGAGCGTCCGGAAGACACGGTCGGGCGAGCGGAGCGAGCGCGGGTGTTACGAGCCGCGCTGGCCGAGCTGCCGGCCGATCAGCGGCGCACGATCGAGATCGCCTACTTCGAAGGTCTGTCGCACAGCGAGATCGCCGCGCGCGAGAAGATGCCCCTCGGAACCGTCAAGACGCGCATTCGCGACGGTGTGCTAAAGCTCAAGGAGAAGTTCGTGGGAGTTCCGGTCCATGCGTGA
- a CDS encoding ATP-binding protein, translating into MHVTDRTAVGLPWLTRLRWGAAAGQLAAVAVVHQFAEPMPLARVLSIIAAGAASNLALAVWLARGHVATRPLCGAVLALDTVLLTGLLQATGGPLNPFSILYLVHITLAAVVLGAAWTWALAGLAVACYGALFLAVPFPAIAPMHAHDGGMLSLHLQGMWIAFMLAAALTAYFVVQLSAAIEGRDAELARVREQASRAERLASLTTLAAGAAHELGTPLATIAVVATELERAVATLPESRAIALGDDARLIRSEVSRCRRILDLLASDAGGPAGEAPTMVDLRSLIDDTLSALPPGNVSRVAVSLPRPVLRLNVPRRALVQVLANLVHNALDASTPDGAVRVAVDLGPATLEFAIEDDGPGMPPDVLARCGEPFFTTKGPGRGLGLGVFLARTLAEELGGSLDLSSPPGRGVRAALRLPTAVLVHGKRAA; encoded by the coding sequence ATGCACGTCACCGATCGAACTGCGGTGGGCCTTCCATGGCTCACCCGTCTGCGCTGGGGCGCGGCGGCCGGTCAGCTCGCCGCCGTCGCCGTCGTCCATCAGTTCGCGGAGCCCATGCCGCTCGCGCGAGTGCTGTCCATCATCGCCGCGGGGGCTGCCAGCAACCTCGCGCTCGCCGTGTGGCTCGCGCGGGGGCACGTGGCTACGCGCCCGTTGTGCGGCGCCGTGCTCGCGCTCGACACCGTGCTCCTGACGGGACTCCTCCAGGCCACCGGCGGTCCCCTCAACCCGTTCAGCATCCTCTACCTGGTCCACATCACGCTCGCGGCGGTGGTGCTCGGCGCGGCATGGACCTGGGCGCTCGCCGGGCTCGCCGTCGCGTGCTACGGCGCGCTCTTCCTGGCGGTTCCATTCCCCGCCATCGCGCCCATGCACGCCCATGACGGCGGCATGCTGTCGCTCCACCTCCAGGGGATGTGGATCGCGTTCATGCTGGCCGCCGCGCTCACCGCGTACTTCGTGGTCCAGCTCTCGGCGGCGATCGAGGGGCGCGACGCGGAGCTCGCGCGCGTGCGGGAGCAGGCGAGCCGTGCGGAGCGTCTGGCCTCTCTCACGACGCTCGCCGCGGGCGCGGCGCACGAGCTCGGCACGCCGCTCGCGACCATTGCCGTCGTCGCGACCGAGCTCGAGCGAGCGGTCGCGACGCTTCCCGAATCGCGCGCCATCGCCCTCGGCGACGACGCGCGTCTCATCCGGTCCGAGGTCTCCCGCTGCCGCCGCATCCTCGATCTGCTGGCGAGCGACGCGGGCGGGCCGGCCGGCGAGGCCCCGACGATGGTCGACCTGCGATCGCTCATCGACGACACCCTCTCCGCCTTGCCGCCCGGAAACGTGTCACGTGTCGCCGTGTCCCTCCCGCGTCCGGTGCTCCGACTGAACGTGCCGCGCCGCGCTCTGGTCCAGGTGCTCGCGAACCTGGTCCACAACGCGCTCGACGCGAGCACCCCAGACGGAGCGGTGCGCGTCGCGGTCGATCTCGGGCCGGCTACGCTCGAGTTCGCGATCGAGGACGACGGGCCGGGCATGCCGCCCGACGTCCTCGCGCGCTGCGGAGAGCCGTTCTTCACGACGAAGGGGCCGGGACGGGGGCTCGGGCTCGGGGTGTTCCTCGCCCGGACGCTCGCCGAGGAGCTTGGCGGATCGCTCGATCTGTCCTCGCCGCCGGGGCGCGGCGTCCGGGCGGCGCTCCGGCTCCCGACGGCGGTTCTCGTCCACGGGAAACGCGCCGCATGA